DNA from Sphingomonas psychrotolerans:
TCGCCTCATAGGCGCTGACACCGCCAAGCGTGACGACGATACTCACTACCGCCGTCACGATGATCAGGACCGCAGTCGCCGAACTCCGGCGCATCGCCGCGCTCAGATGAATTCGATCTTCGAGACGACATAATAACGGTCGCCCGCGGGGACCGAGACCTCGACCTCCTCGTCGACCTTGCGCCCGATCAGCGCGCGGCCGATCGGCGAATTGTACGAAATGCGGCCCTTGCTTGCATCCGCCTCGGTCTCGCTGACGATCTGGTAGCGGATCGGCTTGTCGTCCTCGTCGAGCAACGTCACCGTCGCGCCGAACACCACTTTATCGCCCGACAGATCCTTGGGATCGATGATCTGGGCGCGGCTGAGCTTGCCCTCGATGTCCGAGATCGTCGCTTCGTTCTGGCCCTGCTGCTCTTTGGCGGCATGATATTCGGCGTTTTCCGAAAGATCGCCGTGCGCGCGTGCTTCCTCGATCGCATCCACGATCAGCGGGCGTTCCGCTTTGAGGCGCTTCAGCTCGGCAGTGAGCTTCTCATAGCCCTCCTTGAGCATCGGCATCTTTTCGACCGTCGCCATTCCATTCCGCCCTTCAAACGCCTCGGTCCCCAAGCGCCCCACAAGGGGTACGCCCGCACATTAACATCGATTGGGGGAGATCAATTGTGCGATTGCGAATAATAAGACTGCCAAGGGCAAACTTCAAGCGTCTGCCCGGAAAGCCCCCCGATTCGCTTCCAATCCGTTATCCCGGCGAAGGCCGGGATCTCAGGCGAAGGCGCGGGGGAGGAGCCGCACGAGATCCCGGCTTTCGCCGGGATGACGGTTAATTGCGCCCCGCGTAGAACGCCTGCAGCGGCTGCACGTCGAGGCTGTGCTTGCCCAGTGCCTCGATCGCCCGCGCCGTCGCCACGCTCGCCGGAGCGGTGGTGAAATACGGGATCTTCTGCGCCATCGCAGTCGCGCGGATGCTCGACGAATCCTTGAGCGACTGCCACCCTTCGGTGCTGTTGAAGATCAACGCGACATCGCCGTCCTGGATCCGGTCGACGATATGCGGACGGCCCTGCGCGACCTTGTTGACGCGTTCGACCGCGATCCCCTCGGCTTCGAGATAATCGGCGGTGCCCCCGGTGGCGATAATCTTGAACCCCAGGCGGGCAAGGATCTGTACACCGGGAAGCACCACTGGCTTATCGCTGTCCTTGACGCTGACGAACAACGTCCCCGACGCGGGCAACACGGTCCCCGCCCCCAACTGCGACTTGGCGAAAGCGGTGGCGAAATCGTGATCGATCCCCATCACTTCGCCGGTCG
Protein-coding regions in this window:
- the greA gene encoding transcription elongation factor GreA, which gives rise to MATVEKMPMLKEGYEKLTAELKRLKAERPLIVDAIEEARAHGDLSENAEYHAAKEQQGQNEATISDIEGKLSRAQIIDPKDLSGDKVVFGATVTLLDEDDKPIRYQIVSETEADASKGRISYNSPIGRALIGRKVDEEVEVSVPAGDRYYVVSKIEFI